The genomic segment AAATAATGCACCCGTAATCGCACGTTGTATGAAATTATTTTTCAAGGTGTTCTCGTTTTAATTTTTTGATTCGGTATTATCGGAGGCTTCTGTGTTACGGCTTTCTTCCTCTTTCACCTCTTTTTCTGCTTCTTCGGCTCTGGCGGCTTCTTGCTCTTCCGCTTCTTTCAGTTCTTTGGAAGTCTTGCTGGCGCTGATGATTTCTTCAGAGCGGGAAGCCCATGGGCGTTTGCCGAAAATAGCTTCCACATCTTCTGCAAAGATTACCTCTTTGTCGATCAACTGCTGGGCTAATTGGTTGTGGCCGTCTTTATTGTCGGAGAGAATCTTTTTGGCGCGTTCGTACTGTTCGTTTACCATGCGTTTCACTTCTTCATCAATCAGTTCGGCGGTCTTCTCGCTGTACGGGCGGTTGAAAGAATATTCTTCGTTGTTGTAGTAACAGAGATTCGGTAACTTGTCGCTCATGCCTAGGTAGGCAATCATGCCGTATGCTTGCTTGGTTACGCGTTCCAAGTCGTTCATTGCACCGGTTGAGATTCTTCCGAGGAATAAATCCTCTGCGGCGCGTCCACCCAAAGTGGCGCACATCTCATCCAACATTTGTTCCTTGGTCGTAATTTGGCGTTCTTCGGGGAGGTACCAAGCTGCACCTAAGGCGCGGCCGCGTGGAACGATTGTTACTTTAATCAGAGGATTGGCGTATTCCAGTAACCAGGAAATGCTGGCGTGGCCTGCTTCGTGTATGGCGATGGAACGGCGTTCTTCTTCGGTAGTGATTTTAGTTTTCTTTTCCAAGCCGCCTACAATGCGGTCCACCGCATCCAAGAAGTCTTGCTTTTCTACAAACTTCTTTCCATGACGGGCAGCAATCAAGGCTGCTTCGTTGCACACATTGGCAATGTCGGCGCCGGAAAAACCGGGAGTCTGGCGGGCCAGCAGTTCCACATCCACCGTATTGTCTATCTTGATAGGACGCAGGTGCACACCGAATACTTCTTTGCGCTCGTTCACGTCCGGTAAGTCTACATGTATCTGACGGTCGAAGCGTCCGGCACGCAGCAATGCTTTGTCCAGAACGTCCACGCGATTGGTTGCGGCAAGAATAATAACACCGCTGTTGGAACCGAAACCGTCCATTTCTGTCAACAACTGGTTCAATGTGTTTTCGCGTTCATCATTGCCACCCATGGCGGCAGCTTTGGCGCGTGCACGTCCTACGGCATCAATTTCATCAATGAATACGATGCAAGGCGCTTTCTCTTTGGCCTGGCGGAACAAATCGCGGACGCGTGAAGCACCTACGCCGACAAACATTTCCACAAAGTCGGAACCTGCCAATGAGAAGAACGGTACATTGGCTTCCCCGGCCACAGCTTTTGCCAACAAGGTCTTACCTGTTCCCGGAGGCCCCACGAGCAATGCTCCCTTAGGAATTTTACCACCCAGGTCTGTATATTTCTGCGGTTGCTTCAGAAATTCTACGATCTCCTCTACTTCCTGTTTGGCTTCTGCAAGACCGGCAACATCCTTAAATGTTACTTTCACCGGAGAGTTTTTCTCGAATAACTGTGCTTTGGATTTGCCGACACTGAAAATGCCACTGCCGCCGCCCATGCCGCCGCCACCACTCCAGCGGCGGGAGAGGAATATCCAGAAACCGATAAGGAATGCAAACGGTAATATCTGCCAGAGGATTGCACCGAAATAATTACGCTTCTTTTCGTAGCTGATAGAGCCGTCGAAGCGTGTTTCGTCTTTTTCTTTTTGCAGGAAATCACCCAGGCTTTCGCGTGAGGGAGCTTCTGTTGTAATCAACGGATTCTTGCCTACGCGACTTGAATCCGCCTTGAATACATTAGGTACATATTGCGGTTTGACGTATGCTTCCACTGAGTTGTCGTCATAACCGGTTACTTTGCTTATATAACCGTTGCGGACGTATTCCTGGAATTCATCGTAGGGGATGTTTTTGCTGGATGTACCGCTTTCATTGGTGAGGTACAGCCCCAGTAACATCATAGCTATAATCATATACAACCAGTTCAAATTGAACTTAGGCATATTGGTTTTAGTAGGTTTTTTATTGGTGTTATTGTCCATAAGTCTAAATTAATCGAGGTCGGGAACTTGAGTTAATTTGGCATCTGCCCATAGATGCTCCAGATTATAGAATTCACGCACTTCCGGCAGAAAGACATGAACCAGTACATCGGAATAATCCATGGCTACCCATTCGGCATTGCGCAGTCCGTCTACCGCAAAAGGTTTGCTGTTTGCTCCTTTACGGGTGAAGTCTCTTATGGAATCTACGATGGCGCTTACTTGACTTGGAGAATTTCCTTGACAGATGACGAAATAGTTACAAATCGTATCGCTTATTTGGGTAAGGTCTGCTATGACGATTTTCTTTCCTTTTTTATCTTGAATACCTTCTGTTATTTGTTGAATTAGTTTCTTAGCTTCGTTCATTACACATTATTAATATTAAACAGGTGACAAATATACGTTGATTTATTATATCAAACACGCAAAAGGGAAAAAGTCTTTCATTTTTTGTTTTTTTTTAGGTATATAATTCTTTGTGTAATGGTATCTTATCAGTTTTTAATGAAAAAAATCGCAGAAAATGTTTTGGTTTATCGAAATCTTTGTATCTTTGCACCGCAAAACAGAAAAGTGATGCTCAATTGGGCTATGGTGTAATGGTAACACTACAGATTCTGGTCCTGTCATTTCTGGTTCGAGTCCAGATAGCCCAACCATATTTATCGTAAAATGAAACCTCCTAAATTGTGATTTTAGGAGGTTTTTTTATTACCATAAAACGTATTTGCAGTTATCCAAACAATAATAATTATGGCAAAAGAACTATCTTTGAAATACGGCTGTAACCCTAATCAAAAGCCGGCCCGCATCTTTATGCAGGAGGGAGAGTTGCCTATCGAAGTCTTGAACGGACGTCCGGGGTATATCAACTTTATGGATGCCCTGAACGGTTGGCAGTTGGTAAAAGAACTGAAAGAGGCTACCGGGATGCCGGCCGCCGCTTCATTTAAACACGTAAGTCCGGCAGGAGCCGCTATCGGATTGGAGCTGGACGAAACAATGAAAAAAATCTATTTTGTTGATGGCTTGCAGCTTTCACCGCTTGCCAATGCTTATGTGCGTGCTCGCGGTGCCGATCGTATGTCTTCTTATGGTGATTTTATTGCCTTAAGTGATGTGTGTGATGAGGCTACTGCCCGTTTCATAAATCGTGAAGTGTCTGACGGAGTAATTGCGCCGGGATATACCGATGAGGCGTTTGAGATATTGAAGAATAAGCGTAAGGGTACTTATAATGTAATCAAGATTGATCCAGCTTATAAACCGGCTCCGATTGAGCATAAAGATGTTTTCGGGGTTACTTTTGAGCAAGGTCGTAATGAGATTAAGTTGAATGGGGAGGAGTTGTTTGCAAATATCCCTACCAGGAATAAGAATTTTCCCGAAGCCGCCAAGCGTGATTTGATGATAGCACTTATTACATTGAAGTATACTCAGTCTAATTCTGTTTGTTATGTAAAGGAAGGGCAGGCCATCGGTATTGGTGCCGGACAGCAGAGCCGTATTCATTGTACCCGCTTGGCGGGAAATAAGGCTGATATATGGTACTTGCGCCAACATCCGAAAGTGCTGAATTTGCCTTGGGTGGAGAAAATACGACGTGCTGACCGCGACAATACAATTGATGTCTATATCAGTGATGATTACGAAGATGTATTGGCCGACGGTGTTTGGCAGCAGTTCTTTACTGAAAAGCCGGAGGTTCTGACTCGTGAGGAGAAACGTGCGTGGTTGGATACTTTGAAAGGTGTTGCGCTGGGTTCTGATGCGTTTTTTCCATTCGGTGACAATATTGAACGTGCGCACAGGAGTGGTGTGGAGTTTATAGCGCAGGCAGGAGGTTCGGTACGTGATGATCATGTTATAGAGACTTGTGATAAATATGGCATAGCAATGGCATTTACCGGTGTCCGTCTGTTCCATCATTAAAAATGATTGCATAAAAAATCACCACAGATTACACGTGATGATAATCTGTGGTGAAATATTAAATACTGTCATTTTTTATAACCTCATATCATAGGCTCAAAAACTATTCTGCTTCGCTGATTGAGTTGTCAATCACTTTAATTTTCTGCTTCACCAATTCGATGTCACTCTTTAACTTTTCCACTTTACGGTTAAGCTCTGTCAGCAAGTTGCTGCCTTTCTTGGAAGATGTTGTCAGAAAGCCCAGATTGTTTTCGTAGGTCTGCAATTCATTTTTCATATTTTCGCAGGCACGTACCAGCTTTTCCCGTTCGCGGTAGAGGGCTTGCGGGCTACCTTCCTGGATATTGCTGATAGACGATTTGAAGTTACTCAGCTTCTTGTTGGAAGCGCTGATGTTGAAACGTTCAAACAATTTGTCTATCTGTCCATGGTATTGTTTGTATATCTTATCCTTTTCTTTGAAAGGTACATGCCCTACGCTATTCCATTCTTTCATAAGTTCACGAACCAATAGCGTAGCCTCTTCTACATCCATTGTTTCATCAATGGCAGTTAGCTTTTCGATAATGACTTTCTTTTTTTCCAGGTTCTCTTGTTCAACGGAACGTTGCGAAGAGGTTGCTTTGTTCTTTTGTTCAAAGAAATAGTCACAGGCAGAAATGAACCGTTTCCATATAGTGTCTGAGTATTTCTTGGCAACGGGACCTACTGTTTTCCATTCCTTTTGCAGTTTGGTCAACTCTTCTGCCGTTGTTTTCCAATCGGTACTGTCTTTCAAGGCTTCTGCTTTTTCGCATAAGATGCGTTTCTTCTCCAGATTTTCGTTCATGCCTTCTTTCAGGGACTTGAAGAATTCGCCTTTCTTTTGGAAGAACTCATCGCATGCTTTGCGGAAGCGTTCAAATATCTTCACGTTCATCTTTTGCGGGGCAAAACCGATGGTTTTCCATTTATTTTGCAAGGCAATGATTTCCTGTGTCTTGTTTTCCCAAGAAGAGAAGTTGGTGAGCTCGTTGTAATCAATGGCTTCGATGATTTCACAAATTACGGTCTTTTGATCGAGATTGTGTTGCTCAGTCTCTTTCAGGGCTTCAAAGTGTTGTTGGTGGCGACGGTTTACAGTCGTGGAGGCTGCCTTGAAACGCGCCCATATTTCATCGCGTAATTCTTTTGCCACCGGGCCTGTATCGCGGAATTCCTGATGCAGCTTCTGCAATTGGTGGAAAGCGGAGACCACATCCGGTTCGTCGGCCAATTTTTCAGCGGCTTCGCAAAGATGGTTCTTTATTTCAAGGTTCTTCTTGAAATCATATTCACGAAACTCATTGTTCAGCTTTAAGAGGTCGTAGAATTTTTCGACATACAGTTGATAATTCTTCCACAACTCATTTACTTTGGCTTGGGGCACAACTTTCACTTCATTCCATTGCTGTTGCAATTTCTTGAACTCTGTATAGTTCTTGTTGGCATCTTCAGGAGACTCTACCAATTCCTTTAGTTCCTCAATGATAGAAAGCTTGATTTGCAGGTTGAGTTCTTTCTGTTTCTCTTGCTCTGCATTGAGCGCACTTCTTTTTTCTTTGATGACGGACATGGTATTCTTGAATTCCTCTTCCAAAGCATCGGCTTGTGGAACAAACTCTTCAATAATTCCTCCATTCTCAACGAATAGCTTCTTTGCAGCTTCCTGCTCGGAGTTATGTAGTTTGTAGAAAGCCTGTTTCAAGCTGTCTATTTCCGATTTGGCTGCGTTTTCTACATCCGTCGCAATTTCTTTAAGCTTATTCAGGATTTCTTCTTTTGTGAGCTTTTGAACAGATTCGGCCGGCTTGTCTGTCAAGGTTGCTTCAGCTGAAGTTTCTGTTGTTGCCGGCTCAGAAACCTCTGCTGTTTTCTTGTCTTCTTCTAATTCCACCGCTTTGTCGGGGAGATTAGTGTCATGAGTGTCCGTCATTTGTATTTACTTTTTAGAAACGGGATGCCCCGTTCGGGTTACATTAGGTTACAAATTAATGAAATAAAATGATTACTTCATACTTTTTTCATTGTTTTTTTTCGATTTTACCGTTTCAGGCCAATAATACGGTGATGCCCATATACATCATCATACCGATAATGTCATTGGTGATGGAGATAAACG from the Bacteroides eggerthii genome contains:
- the rsfS gene encoding ribosome silencing factor, with the translated sequence MNEAKKLIQQITEGIQDKKGKKIVIADLTQISDTICNYFVICQGNSPSQVSAIVDSIRDFTRKGANSKPFAVDGLRNAEWVAMDYSDVLVHVFLPEVREFYNLEHLWADAKLTQVPDLD
- the ftsH gene encoding ATP-dependent zinc metalloprotease FtsH, producing MDNNTNKKPTKTNMPKFNLNWLYMIIAMMLLGLYLTNESGTSSKNIPYDEFQEYVRNGYISKVTGYDDNSVEAYVKPQYVPNVFKADSSRVGKNPLITTEAPSRESLGDFLQKEKDETRFDGSISYEKKRNYFGAILWQILPFAFLIGFWIFLSRRWSGGGGMGGGSGIFSVGKSKAQLFEKNSPVKVTFKDVAGLAEAKQEVEEIVEFLKQPQKYTDLGGKIPKGALLVGPPGTGKTLLAKAVAGEANVPFFSLAGSDFVEMFVGVGASRVRDLFRQAKEKAPCIVFIDEIDAVGRARAKAAAMGGNDERENTLNQLLTEMDGFGSNSGVIILAATNRVDVLDKALLRAGRFDRQIHVDLPDVNERKEVFGVHLRPIKIDNTVDVELLARQTPGFSGADIANVCNEAALIAARHGKKFVEKQDFLDAVDRIVGGLEKKTKITTEEERRSIAIHEAGHASISWLLEYANPLIKVTIVPRGRALGAAWYLPEERQITTKEQMLDEMCATLGGRAAEDLFLGRISTGAMNDLERVTKQAYGMIAYLGMSDKLPNLCYYNNEEYSFNRPYSEKTAELIDEEVKRMVNEQYERAKKILSDNKDGHNQLAQQLIDKEVIFAEDVEAIFGKRPWASRSEEIISASKTSKELKEAEEQEAARAEEAEKEVKEEESRNTEASDNTESKN
- a CDS encoding phosphoribosylaminoimidazolecarboxamide formyltransferase, which translates into the protein MAKELSLKYGCNPNQKPARIFMQEGELPIEVLNGRPGYINFMDALNGWQLVKELKEATGMPAAASFKHVSPAGAAIGLELDETMKKIYFVDGLQLSPLANAYVRARGADRMSSYGDFIALSDVCDEATARFINREVSDGVIAPGYTDEAFEILKNKRKGTYNVIKIDPAYKPAPIEHKDVFGVTFEQGRNEIKLNGEELFANIPTRNKNFPEAAKRDLMIALITLKYTQSNSVCYVKEGQAIGIGAGQQSRIHCTRLAGNKADIWYLRQHPKVLNLPWVEKIRRADRDNTIDVYISDDYEDVLADGVWQQFFTEKPEVLTREEKRAWLDTLKGVALGSDAFFPFGDNIERAHRSGVEFIAQAGGSVRDDHVIETCDKYGIAMAFTGVRLFHH
- a CDS encoding DUF349 domain-containing protein; translated protein: MTDTHDTNLPDKAVELEEDKKTAEVSEPATTETSAEATLTDKPAESVQKLTKEEILNKLKEIATDVENAAKSEIDSLKQAFYKLHNSEQEAAKKLFVENGGIIEEFVPQADALEEEFKNTMSVIKEKRSALNAEQEKQKELNLQIKLSIIEELKELVESPEDANKNYTEFKKLQQQWNEVKVVPQAKVNELWKNYQLYVEKFYDLLKLNNEFREYDFKKNLEIKNHLCEAAEKLADEPDVVSAFHQLQKLHQEFRDTGPVAKELRDEIWARFKAASTTVNRRHQQHFEALKETEQHNLDQKTVICEIIEAIDYNELTNFSSWENKTQEIIALQNKWKTIGFAPQKMNVKIFERFRKACDEFFQKKGEFFKSLKEGMNENLEKKRILCEKAEALKDSTDWKTTAEELTKLQKEWKTVGPVAKKYSDTIWKRFISACDYFFEQKNKATSSQRSVEQENLEKKKVIIEKLTAIDETMDVEEATLLVRELMKEWNSVGHVPFKEKDKIYKQYHGQIDKLFERFNISASNKKLSNFKSSISNIQEGSPQALYREREKLVRACENMKNELQTYENNLGFLTTSSKKGSNLLTELNRKVEKLKSDIELVKQKIKVIDNSISEAE